A single region of the Ziziphus jujuba cultivar Dongzao chromosome 10, ASM3175591v1 genome encodes:
- the LOC107411180 gene encoding kinesin-like protein KIN-5D, translating to MDSSQSQQRRGGLISLSPSQTPRSSDKAVRDLRSADSNSSTRHDKDKGVNVQVLVRCRPLSEDETRLHTPVVISCNESRREVCAVQNIANKQIDRTFAFDKVFGPSSQQKELYEQAVSPIVNEVLEGYNCTIFAYGQTGTGKTYTMEGGSRKKNGEFPSDAGVIPRAVKQIFDILEAQNAEYSLKVTFLELYNEEITDLLAPEETTKFIDDKSKKPIALMEDGRGGVFVRGLEEEIVCTANEIYKILEKGSAKRRTAETLLNKQSSRSHSIFSITIHIKECTPEGEEMIKCGKLNLVDLAGSENISRSGAREGRAREAGEINKSLLTLGRVINALVEHSGHVPYRDSKLTRLLRDSLGGKTKTCIIATISPSIHCLEETLSTLDYAHRAKNIKNKPEINQKMMKSALIKDLYSEIDRLKQEVYAAREKNGIYIPRDRYLHEEAEKKAMTEKIERMELESDSKDKQVMELQELYNSQQLLTAELSENLERTEKNLEETQQSLFDLEEKHRQANATIKEKEFLISNLLKSERALIERAFELRTELENAASDVSSLFAKIERKDKIEDGNKILVQKFQSQLNQQLEILHKTVAVSVTQQEQQLKDMEEDMQSFVSTKAEATEELRGRLGKLKTMYGSGIKALDGIAGKLEGNSRSTFVDLNSAVSKHSSALEDLFKGISSEADALLEDLQSNLHKQEEKLSAYAQQQREAHARAVESARSVSKITVDFFKTLDIHASNLTEIVEEAQTVNDHKLSEFEKKFEECAANEERQLLEKVAELLASSSSRKKELVQQAVNDLRESATSRTNRLQQEMTTMQDSTSSVKAKWVVHMEKTESKYLEDTSAVESGKKDLEEVLQNCLKKTKIGAQQWRNAQESLLSLEKSNVASVDSIVSGGTEANHALRARFSSAVSAAIEDADIANKNILSSIDYSLQLDRDACGNLNSMIVPCCGELRELKGGHYHKIVEITEHAGKCLLDEYVVDEPSCSTPRKRSFNLPSATSIEELRTPAFDELLKSFWDAKSLRQANGDVKHIAGAYEAAQSIRDSRVPLTAIN from the exons ATGGATTCCTCTCAGTCGCAGCAGAGAAGAGGAGGATTGATATCTCTATCACCTTCTCAGACGCCGAGGTCGAGCGACAAGGCGGTTCGAGATCTGCGATCCGCGGATTCGAACTCGAGTACAAGGCATGATAAAGACAAGGGTGTCAATGTACAGGTTCTTGTGCGTTGCAG gCCTCTGAGCGAGGATGAAACGAGGTTACATACCCCAGTGGTGATTTCTTGCAATGAGAGTAGAAGGGAAGTATGCGCAGTTCAGAATATAGCTAACAAGCAGATTGACAGAACCTTTGCGTTTGACAAG GTCTTTGGTCCATCATCCCAACAGAAAGAATTATACGAGCAGGCTGTGTCACCTATTGTCAATGAAGTACTTGAGGGATATAACTGCACTATTTTTGCCTATGGCCAAACGGGTACAGGGAAAACATACACAATGGAAGGCGGATCAAGAAAGAAG AATGGAGAGTTTCCAAGTGATGCTGGTGTTATTCCAAGAGCTGTAAAACAAATTTTTGATATTCTAGAAGCACAGAATGCTGAGTATAGCTTGAAAGTCACATTTTTAGAGCTGTACAATGAAGAGATTACAGATCTTTTGGCCCCCGAGGAAACCACAAAATTTATAGATGACAAGTCTAAAAAACCCATAGCTCTCATGGAGGATGGGAGGGGGGGTGTTTTTGTTAGAGGGCTGGAAGAAGAGATAGTATGTACTGctaatgaaatttataaaatcttgGAGAAAGGTTCTGCAAAAAGGCGCACAGCTGAGACTCTTCTTAACAAACAAAGCAGTCGCTCTCACTCAATATTTTCTATCACAATTCATATTAAGGAATGTACTCCAGAGGGGGAAGAGATGATTAAATGTGGAAAGCTGAATCTTGTTGACCTTGCTGGCTCTGAGAACATTTCACGTTCTGGTGCAAGAGAG GGCAGAGCAAGGGAAGCTggggaaataaataaaagcttacTTACACTTGGTCGTGTTATTAATGCACTGGTTGAGCATTCTGGTCATGTTCCATATAG GGATAGCAAACTAACAAGATTACTAAGGGATTCCTTGGGAGGAAAAACAAAGACATGCATAATTGCCACAATATCTCCCTCTATTCATTGTCTGGAAGAAACACTCAGCACACTTGACTATGCACACCGAGCCAAAAATATAAAGAACAAACCAGAG ATCAATCAGAAGATGATGAAATCTGCCTTGATCAAGGATTTATATTCTGAAATTGATAGGCTCAAGCAAG AGGTATATGCTGCAAGAGAGAAGAACGGAATCTACATACCACGAGACCGTTATCTTCATGAAGAAGCAGAAAAGAAG GCAATGACTGAAAAAATAGAGCGCATGGAACTTGAGTCTGACTCCAAAGACAAG CAAGTGATGGAGCTTCAAGAACTTTATAATTCTCAGCAACTATTGACAGCAGAATTAAGCGAGAACCTTGAAAGAACTGAG AAAAATCTTGAGGAAACTCAACAATCATTATTCGATCTCGAGGAGAAACATCGACAGGCAAATGCAACAATTAAGGAGAAGGAATTTTTGATATCCAATCTCCTCAAATCTG AGAGAGCACTTATTGAGCGTGCATTTGAGCTTCGAACAGAGCTAGAGAATGCTGCATCAGATGTGTCAAGTTTATTTGCCAAAATTG AGCGGAAGGATAAAATTGAAGATGGAAACAAGATACTTGTTCAAAAATTCCAATCCCAGTTAAATCAACAGCTTGAAATCTTGCATAAGACTGTGGCAGTTTCTGTTACACAACAGGAGCAGCAATTGAAAGATATGGAGGAAGATATGCAGTCCTTTGTATCAACAAAGGCAGAG GCTACTGAAGAACTTCGAGGAAGACTAGGAAAGTTAAAGACCATGTATGGTTCTGGTATTAAAGCTCTGGATGGTATTGCTGGGAAGCTTGAAGGGAATTCTCGGTCAACCTTTGTTGATTTAAATTCTGCAGTTTCTAAACATTCTTCTGCCCTGGAGGAT CTCTTCAAAGGAATTTCTTCTGAAGCTGATGCCTTACTTGAGGATCTTCAAAGTAACCTTCACAAACAAGAGGAGAAGCTTTCTGCATATGCACAACAGCAGCGTGAG GCACATGCTAGAGCAGTAGAAAGTGCACGTTCAGTTTCTAAGATAACTGTGGACTTCTTTAAGACCCTTGACATCCATGCATCGAATCTGACTGAAATTGTGGAAGAAGCACAAACTGTGAATGATCATAAACTGTCTGAATTTGAAAAGAAGTTTGAG GAGTGTGCTGCTAATGAAGAAAGGCAGTTGTTAGAAAAAGTGGCAGAGCTGCTGGCTAGTTCCAGTTCTAGGAAGAAAGAACTG GTCCAACAAGCAGTAAATGATCTTCGGGAGAGTGCAACCAGTAGGACAAACAGACTCCAGCAAGAGATGACAACCATGCAAGATTCCACTTCTTCTGTTAAAGCAAAGTGGGTGGTGCACATGGAAAAAACAGAATCCAAATACCTGGAGGATACTTCTGCAGTGGAAAGTGGAAAGAAAGACCTGGAGGAAGTTCTTCAAAACTG CTTGAAGAAGACAAAAATTGGCGCACAGCAATGGAGAAATGCTCAGGAGTCCTTGCTCAGTCTAGAAAAGAGCAATGTTGCTTCTGTGGATTCAATTGTCAG TGGAGGAACAGAAGCCAATCACGCTCTACGTGCAAGGTTTTCTTCTGCTGTCTCAGCTGCAATTGAAGATGCAGACATTGCAAACAAGAATATTCTTTCATCCATTGACT ATTCATTACAACTTGATCGTGATGCATGCGGGAATCTAAATTCAATGATTGTTCCTTGCTGTGGGGAACTGAGGGAATTGAAAGGTGGTCACTACCACAAGATTGTAGAGATCACTGAGCACGCAGGAAAATGTCTACTAGATGAATATGTG GTAGATGAACCATCTTGTTCCACACCAAGAAAGAGGTCGTTTAATCTGCCAAGCGCCACGTCCATTGAAGAACTCAGAACCCCTGCTTTTGATGAATTGTTGAAGTCCTTTTGGGATGCCAAATCTTTAAGACAAGCAAATGGAGATGTAAAACACATTGCAGGAGCTTACGAGGCTGCACAGTCGATAAGAGATTCAAGAGTTCCTCTCACCGCTATTAACTGA